In Hahella sp. KA22, one genomic interval encodes:
- a CDS encoding M9 family metallopeptidase has protein sequence MFHKNRKVGVFIGTALLASAAQASLPPVQGASNSRPIEVHEHAIPSQQQTELPPPVMTPTKIHQSFMMMAAKEIAADCDPQNLASLSGSALTQAIQKSDMGCINDLFQARGDLARNLFQESKMITVAQAMASESSRYQGDNTTGMEQLILYLRAGYFVQWYHSDEVGDYSNNLKQQSATAITAFMNRALNYLHKRENASVMGEALTMVDSSLNQGVFVYDSIYWLQLLQDKAATEDAYARALNSIFTIYFRGHGYDDFKQKVANDSRVAKALYDFIMKNGAWLNDDRSYLVLNATRELGRFLQYDGTRKAVGGWVGALMDKYPLASDTVNMWALLAGAVELNDPENCSEYDACNVKQRVKEVVLTIRHDCSPTITVNAQAMSTKELASACETLGMREEIFHDMLKTNKQPVADDFNDKLELVVFKNSGAYGDFGWLLFGIDTNNGGMYLEGTPSDPNNQARFIAYQADYAPGEHRVWNLEHEYTHYLDGRFDLYGDFNTGMKVPTVWWTEGLAEYVSKLKDNQGAEDVARREKVALSKILRNTYDDGVDRIYRWGYWSARYMLEQRPSDTAQILSWFRAGDYESFEAWLNSTGQRYDEHFANWLAAVLEGNDDGGDDGGDDGGDDGGDDGGDDGGDDGGDDGSDDPRALEPGKPKSLTAGAGSQAYYFMFAPRGTDLLHLLTRGDNGDVSVYVKHDGWPTTTDYDQKSTSGAADNNIQVSSPEGGTYYHVLLTSTSGYSDLCVTVGLNDAPTDCGDTGGGDDGGGDSSDGPELLSGKPRSNLESAHGEYYWFYVPAGTRAFELNTWGGRGNVDLYVRNAGWPDASTYDDLSARRSNNERIVVRNPNVGTYYHVWLKADGGYSGVNLQLTLR, from the coding sequence ATGTTTCATAAGAACAGAAAAGTTGGGGTATTTATTGGGACTGCTTTGCTAGCCAGCGCCGCGCAGGCTTCCCTACCGCCAGTGCAGGGCGCGTCTAACAGCCGTCCTATAGAAGTTCACGAACACGCCATTCCGTCTCAGCAGCAGACGGAGCTTCCACCGCCAGTGATGACGCCCACCAAAATCCATCAGAGCTTTATGATGATGGCCGCCAAAGAGATTGCGGCGGATTGCGATCCTCAGAATTTGGCTTCTCTCTCCGGGTCCGCATTGACCCAGGCCATCCAGAAATCCGATATGGGATGTATCAACGATCTGTTTCAGGCGCGCGGGGATTTGGCGCGCAATCTGTTCCAGGAAAGCAAAATGATTACGGTGGCGCAGGCGATGGCGTCTGAATCAAGCCGTTACCAGGGTGACAACACCACGGGTATGGAGCAGTTGATTCTTTATCTCCGCGCCGGTTACTTCGTGCAGTGGTATCACTCCGATGAAGTGGGTGATTACAGCAATAATCTGAAGCAGCAATCCGCCACGGCGATCACCGCGTTCATGAACCGCGCGTTAAATTACCTGCACAAGCGGGAAAACGCATCGGTCATGGGTGAAGCCTTGACGATGGTGGACAGCTCGTTGAACCAGGGCGTCTTCGTCTACGACAGCATCTATTGGCTGCAACTGCTGCAAGACAAAGCCGCGACTGAAGATGCCTATGCTCGCGCATTGAACAGCATCTTCACCATCTATTTCCGTGGCCATGGCTACGATGATTTCAAACAGAAAGTCGCCAACGATTCACGTGTCGCCAAGGCGCTGTATGATTTCATCATGAAGAATGGCGCATGGTTGAACGACGACAGAAGTTATCTGGTGCTCAACGCCACCAGAGAGCTGGGTCGCTTCCTGCAGTACGACGGCACGCGTAAGGCTGTCGGCGGTTGGGTTGGCGCGTTAATGGATAAATATCCGTTGGCGTCCGATACCGTGAATATGTGGGCGTTACTGGCTGGCGCAGTGGAACTGAACGATCCGGAAAACTGCAGCGAATATGACGCCTGTAACGTGAAGCAACGGGTCAAGGAAGTAGTTCTTACGATTCGTCACGACTGTAGTCCGACGATTACCGTGAACGCACAGGCGATGTCCACCAAAGAACTGGCCTCCGCCTGTGAAACGCTGGGCATGCGTGAAGAAATCTTCCACGACATGTTGAAGACCAATAAACAGCCGGTTGCTGATGACTTCAACGACAAGCTGGAACTGGTCGTGTTTAAAAACAGTGGCGCCTACGGCGATTTCGGCTGGCTGCTGTTTGGCATAGACACCAACAATGGCGGTATGTATCTGGAAGGCACGCCTTCCGATCCTAATAACCAGGCGCGTTTCATCGCTTATCAGGCGGATTACGCCCCGGGCGAGCATCGGGTATGGAACCTGGAGCACGAGTACACGCATTATCTGGATGGACGCTTTGACCTGTACGGCGATTTCAACACTGGCATGAAAGTGCCCACCGTATGGTGGACCGAAGGTCTGGCGGAATACGTGTCCAAGCTGAAAGACAACCAGGGAGCGGAGGATGTTGCTCGTCGCGAGAAAGTGGCGCTGTCCAAGATCCTGCGCAACACCTATGACGATGGCGTTGACCGTATCTACCGTTGGGGCTACTGGTCCGCTCGTTACATGCTGGAGCAACGTCCCTCGGACACCGCCCAGATTCTTTCCTGGTTCAGAGCGGGTGATTACGAGAGCTTCGAAGCCTGGTTGAACTCCACTGGTCAGCGTTACGACGAGCACTTCGCCAACTGGTTGGCGGCGGTGCTGGAAGGCAACGACGATGGCGGAGATGACGGTGGCGATGATGGCGGAGACGACGGTGGTGATGACGGCGGCGACGATGGCGGTGATGATGGTGGCGATGACGGTTCCGACGATCCGCGCGCACTGGAGCCCGGCAAGCCCAAGTCACTGACTGCGGGCGCAGGCAGCCAGGCGTACTACTTCATGTTCGCGCCTCGCGGCACGGATCTGCTGCATTTGCTGACTCGCGGCGATAATGGCGATGTATCCGTTTACGTGAAGCACGACGGCTGGCCGACAACGACAGACTACGACCAGAAGTCTACTTCCGGCGCCGCTGACAACAACATTCAGGTTTCCTCACCTGAAGGCGGTACTTATTACCATGTGCTGCTAACGTCCACATCCGGCTACAGTGATCTGTGCGTGACCGTGGGCTTGAATGACGCGCCAACTGACTGTGGCGACACCGGCGGCGGCGATGATGGCGGCGGCGACTCCTCTGATGGGCCTGAGCTGTTGAGCGGTAAGCCGCGCAGCAACCTGGAGTCCGCTCATGGCGAGTATTATTGGTTCTATGTTCCTGCGGGAACCCGCGCCTTTGAGTTGAACACTTGGGGCGGTCGCGGCAATGTCGATCTGTATGTGCGTAACGCAGGCTGGCCAGACGCCAGCACTTACGATGACTTGTCCGCCAGACGCAGCAACAACGAAAGAATCGTAGTGAGAAATCCTAATGTCGGAACCTACTACCATGTGTGGTTGAAAGCTGACGGCGGATACAGCGGCGTTAACCTGCAGCTGACTCTACGGTAG
- a CDS encoding TetR/AcrR family transcriptional regulator: MKISSTRSKSRRDDILNAALKCFTQHGIAATTIDMIRAESGASVGSVYHHFGSKEAIAATLYMLGMEDHFAQLKDALAECETAEEGVKSVVRVYIEWITQNPDWARYIFGSRGEALSEEQQQKLKQDNKRHFTYLKDWFTPYLENGQIRALPFDLYHSLLIGPAQDYARHWLAGRVKKPPTHYIDIFCDSAWSSLTP; the protein is encoded by the coding sequence ATGAAGATTTCAAGCACCCGCTCCAAAAGTCGCCGTGACGACATTCTCAATGCGGCGTTAAAGTGTTTCACCCAACACGGTATCGCTGCGACCACCATTGATATGATCCGCGCGGAATCCGGCGCCAGCGTGGGCAGCGTTTATCACCATTTCGGCAGTAAGGAAGCTATCGCCGCCACCTTGTATATGCTGGGTATGGAAGATCATTTCGCGCAGCTAAAAGATGCGCTCGCCGAATGCGAAACCGCCGAAGAAGGCGTGAAGTCCGTCGTGCGCGTTTATATCGAATGGATAACGCAAAACCCTGACTGGGCGCGCTATATCTTCGGCTCCCGAGGAGAAGCGCTCAGTGAAGAGCAACAGCAGAAACTCAAGCAGGATAACAAGCGGCATTTCACCTATCTGAAAGACTGGTTTACCCCTTATCTCGAAAACGGCCAGATCCGCGCCCTTCCCTTCGATCTTTACCACTCTCTGTTGATCGGCCCTGCGCAGGATTACGCTCGCCACTGGCTGGCCGGTCGCGTGAAAAAGCCGCCAACGCACTATATCGATATCTTTTGCGACAGCGCCTGGTCTTCATTGACCCCTTAA
- a CDS encoding hotdog fold domain-containing protein, translated as MTAAAAAPSEQASSTLRLYHSFARLPLGAWLFSRALCIKAPYFSSIRPRIRQLKPGLSEWEIKNRRSVRNHLGTVHALAMGNLAELCAGTLMEASLPSRLRWIPKGMQIEYLKKATTDLVATAVIADPKTLSPGDYEVEVMVKNTHGEAVSRAVITMWLSEKNQHR; from the coding sequence ATGACTGCCGCAGCGGCTGCTCCATCGGAACAGGCGAGTTCCACGCTTCGTTTATATCACTCTTTTGCGCGTCTTCCTTTGGGCGCATGGCTGTTCAGCCGCGCACTGTGCATTAAAGCTCCTTATTTTAGCAGCATTCGGCCACGCATACGGCAGCTAAAACCAGGACTGTCCGAGTGGGAGATCAAGAACCGTCGTAGTGTGCGCAACCATCTTGGAACGGTGCACGCGCTGGCGATGGGCAACTTGGCGGAGTTGTGCGCGGGAACGCTGATGGAGGCGTCATTGCCGTCGCGCCTGCGCTGGATTCCCAAAGGCATGCAGATTGAGTACCTGAAAAAAGCGACGACGGATCTGGTGGCGACCGCCGTGATTGCTGATCCAAAGACGTTATCTCCGGGAGATTATGAGGTGGAAGTCATGGTGAAAAATACGCACGGCGAAGCCGTGTCGCGCGCAGTGATCACCATGTGGTTGAGTGAGAAAAATCAACATCGTTAG
- a CDS encoding PaaI family thioesterase — protein MDIMQVGNKILNEQPFSRLLGARLERLQPGFAQLELDIKPEFLQQHGYVHGGVISYLADNALTFAGGSLFGDALTVEFKINYQRPAQGQRLIAKAKAEASGKKVVCCTCEIYCLNDAEEFLCASAQGTVLGKV, from the coding sequence ATGGACATCATGCAGGTCGGAAACAAGATTCTAAATGAACAGCCTTTCAGCCGCTTATTGGGCGCCCGATTGGAGAGACTGCAACCGGGCTTTGCGCAGTTGGAGCTGGATATCAAACCGGAGTTCTTGCAACAGCATGGCTATGTGCACGGCGGCGTCATCAGTTATCTGGCGGACAATGCGCTGACGTTCGCCGGAGGCAGTCTGTTCGGTGACGCGTTAACGGTGGAGTTTAAAATTAATTACCAACGACCGGCGCAAGGACAGCGGCTTATCGCCAAAGCGAAGGCGGAAGCTTCAGGTAAAAAAGTGGTGTGCTGCACTTGTGAAATTTACTGCCTGAATGATGCGGAAGAATTTCTGTGCGCCTCCGCGCAGGGAACCGTGCTTGGAAAAGTCTGA
- a CDS encoding transcriptional regulator gives MATSKKGKIGLDRLFDKAIEELRSAQDKLNTHVGQWVTKAEADLKVDQSLKKVFARIEDLQKKQIDNMHKWQKDFEARFAAVLDFQKQMLEAIMPVGKAPAAASKTAKPAAAKPKAAAKPAASKAAKAPVAKKPAAAKKPAAKKPAATTAKKAPAAASKAASTASAAKTAAAKPAAKKPAAKKPAAKAASTAKTSTTAKKPAAKKPAAKPAKPAVAAKSAADKAADAKPAAADSKTASTTATKPAAKKPAAKKPAAKKPAAKASSAAKTSTTAKKPAAKKPAAPRKAAAKKPAAPAVKEAAPEAPKATTESTSTPAAPSTPNSEA, from the coding sequence ATGGCGACCAGCAAAAAAGGCAAAATCGGCCTTGATCGACTCTTTGACAAGGCTATTGAGGAATTGCGCAGCGCGCAAGACAAACTCAACACTCATGTGGGCCAATGGGTGACTAAGGCTGAAGCTGACCTGAAAGTGGATCAGTCTTTGAAAAAAGTATTCGCCCGCATCGAAGATCTGCAAAAGAAACAGATCGATAACATGCATAAATGGCAGAAAGATTTCGAAGCGAGATTCGCCGCTGTGCTGGATTTCCAAAAGCAAATGCTGGAAGCCATTATGCCTGTTGGTAAAGCGCCTGCCGCCGCCAGTAAAACCGCCAAGCCTGCAGCCGCTAAGCCCAAGGCCGCCGCCAAGCCGGCCGCGAGCAAAGCCGCTAAAGCGCCAGTTGCGAAGAAACCTGCCGCAGCCAAGAAGCCAGCCGCTAAGAAACCCGCTGCGACGACCGCTAAGAAAGCGCCAGCCGCCGCCAGCAAAGCCGCTTCTACCGCATCTGCGGCTAAAACCGCTGCGGCAAAACCTGCGGCCAAAAAGCCAGCCGCTAAGAAGCCTGCTGCGAAGGCTGCAAGCACAGCTAAAACTTCCACTACCGCCAAGAAGCCGGCCGCTAAAAAACCTGCAGCTAAGCCTGCTAAACCAGCCGTAGCTGCAAAGAGCGCAGCGGACAAAGCCGCTGATGCGAAGCCGGCGGCAGCGGACAGCAAAACTGCATCGACAACGGCAACTAAGCCAGCAGCGAAAAAACCTGCAGCTAAAAAGCCCGCCGCCAAGAAGCCTGCTGCGAAGGCTTCAAGCGCAGCTAAAACTTCCACTACCGCTAAGAAGCCAGCCGCTAAAAAGCCTGCGGCGCCGCGTAAAGCCGCCGCCAAGAAACCGGCTGCGCCAGCAGTGAAGGAAGCGGCTCCAGAAGCGCCCAAAGCGACGACTGAGTCGACTTCAACGCCGGCAGCGCCTTCCACTCCCAACTCCGAAGCATAA
- a CDS encoding tRNA pseudouridine(65) synthase TruC, which yields MTPLSILYQDEWLVAIDKPSGLLVHRSEIDRHETQFAIQLLRDQIGRRVYPLHRLDKPTSGVLLFALDSDTAKTCGESWESGVDKTYLAIVRGAPAEEGTIDKPLKEPWDRLGDRNVSKDKPEQPAVTDYRRLATCELPYAVDRYPTARYSLVRVHPQTGRRHQIRRHFKSLSHPLIGDTSYGKSVHNRFFAEQFGVQRLLLHAVEMRLPHPHSGEPLTICAPLTGEVLQLLESLDWLNSIPLEWRKF from the coding sequence TTGACCCCGCTCAGCATTCTTTATCAAGATGAATGGCTCGTCGCCATTGATAAACCTTCCGGCCTTTTGGTGCATCGCAGTGAAATCGATCGCCATGAAACTCAGTTTGCAATACAGCTGCTTCGCGATCAGATCGGGCGTCGGGTGTACCCGTTGCACCGCCTGGATAAGCCGACTTCCGGCGTTCTCCTGTTTGCGCTGGATTCCGATACTGCAAAGACGTGTGGCGAGTCCTGGGAGTCAGGCGTCGATAAAACGTATCTGGCGATTGTGCGCGGCGCTCCCGCAGAAGAAGGGACCATCGACAAACCGTTAAAAGAGCCTTGGGATCGTTTGGGCGACCGTAACGTCAGCAAGGACAAACCGGAACAGCCGGCGGTAACGGATTATCGGCGTTTGGCGACGTGTGAGTTGCCTTATGCGGTGGATCGCTATCCCACTGCGCGTTATTCCCTGGTCAGAGTGCATCCGCAAACTGGCAGACGCCACCAGATTCGTCGCCACTTCAAATCGCTGTCGCACCCTCTGATCGGCGATACCAGTTACGGGAAGAGCGTGCATAATCGCTTCTTCGCTGAGCAATTCGGCGTACAGCGTCTATTATTGCATGCGGTGGAAATGCGTTTGCCCCATCCCCACAGCGGCGAACCTCTGACAATCTGTGCGCCACTGACGGGAGAGGTATTGCAATTGCTGGAATCTCTGGACTGGTTAAATTCGATACCATTGGAGTGGCGAAAATTTTAA
- the nhaD gene encoding sodium:proton antiporter NhaD gives MWLNYAVIGLAVLALLGVVLEEVIHVNKAKITLFLGALAWILLFAFNSGDPEHQEAVIHGLESNIAEIAGLWLFLLAAMTFVAYLNKKGMIENLIYLFLPKRVSERKLLFLTGLFCFVFSSLADNITATLVSVTLILSLRMDTAKTLRFAALVVFSVNSGGVALITGDVTTLMIFLQHKVDILDLLLLSIPSFVAVMFMATMLSFGLSGDVIVQQHRTDVRGVDMAIAGVFLATILGTIVLNVVYQIPPVLTFLFGLATMFLVARFFNDDIENDPILEYIRVIEFETLLFFLGILLLVGVLKEVHVLESLLAMYSQVSPLVANYLMGLLSACIDNVPLTAALLKSGITMSKAEWMGLTYAVGVGGSLLVIGSAAGIVAMSKVRGLTFGSYAKYVPALLGAYSVGYAGVYMLAHYAM, from the coding sequence ATGTGGTTGAATTACGCGGTGATAGGCTTGGCGGTTCTCGCTCTCCTAGGCGTGGTCCTGGAAGAGGTGATTCACGTAAACAAAGCCAAAATCACCCTTTTCCTTGGCGCATTGGCCTGGATTCTACTCTTTGCATTCAATAGCGGCGATCCCGAACATCAAGAAGCGGTCATTCATGGACTGGAAAGCAATATCGCCGAAATAGCCGGGCTCTGGCTTTTCCTTCTGGCGGCTATGACCTTCGTCGCCTATCTCAACAAAAAGGGAATGATTGAGAACCTTATTTATCTGTTTCTTCCCAAACGGGTATCGGAGCGCAAGCTTTTATTTCTAACGGGCCTGTTCTGTTTTGTTTTCTCCTCTCTCGCCGACAACATCACCGCGACCCTGGTTTCCGTCACCCTGATTCTGTCCCTGCGCATGGACACCGCCAAGACACTGCGCTTCGCCGCTCTCGTAGTATTCTCCGTTAACTCCGGCGGCGTCGCTCTGATCACCGGCGACGTCACCACACTGATGATCTTCCTGCAGCATAAAGTCGACATTCTGGATCTGCTGCTGCTTAGTATTCCCTCTTTCGTCGCCGTTATGTTTATGGCGACTATGTTAAGTTTCGGCCTGTCCGGCGATGTCATCGTGCAGCAGCACCGTACTGACGTGCGCGGTGTTGATATGGCCATCGCCGGCGTGTTTTTGGCGACGATTCTGGGCACCATCGTTCTGAACGTTGTGTACCAGATTCCTCCTGTTCTGACGTTCCTGTTTGGTCTTGCAACGATGTTCCTGGTGGCGCGCTTCTTTAACGACGACATCGAAAACGACCCAATACTGGAATACATCCGCGTTATCGAGTTTGAAACCCTGCTGTTCTTCCTGGGTATTCTGCTGCTGGTTGGCGTACTCAAAGAAGTGCATGTTCTGGAATCCTTACTGGCCATGTACTCGCAAGTGTCGCCGCTGGTGGCGAACTACCTGATGGGTCTGCTGTCCGCGTGTATCGACAACGTGCCTCTGACGGCGGCGCTGCTCAAGTCCGGCATCACCATGAGCAAAGCGGAGTGGATGGGGCTGACCTATGCGGTAGGCGTTGGCGGTTCTCTGCTGGTTATCGGGTCTGCGGCGGGGATTGTTGCGATGTCCAAAGTTCGCGGCCTGACTTTCGGCAGCTACGCCAAGTACGTGCCTGCACTGCTGGGCGCTTATTCCGTCGGTTACGCCGGCGTTTATATGCTGGCCCATTACGCGATGTAA
- a CDS encoding DUF2156 domain-containing protein, translating to MQPVLSDMLYAESAFDSAPWEAPLSVAERRHLLLQYGAQSSAYFSFQSGVQFFGSAQHGFVSYCPLDRWKGGVDVVFNNPVCADQNLTWLLNRFLASRERPAVFVGIESKVAEALAQQGYVVNEMGVEFSFSLQDFCVRGKHKKQLRHAANLGARHELRVEERRASQVDAEEVEAISQRWLRQKAVKRSELRLLTRPPQRQDEWLTRRFYCFQGERLLGYIYFDPYFSQGAVTGYCANILRCLPGVGPAGLLDYTMLQAIEQFRREGVLRLSLGIAPLHNLQEIAGESLLLRRLGQWLYRNGSGLYAFAPLAYHKTRYRGEERKWYLAYKDLSPPRLLWSLMAGTGVLGR from the coding sequence ATGCAGCCTGTCCTTTCCGATATGCTCTATGCGGAATCCGCTTTCGACTCTGCTCCATGGGAAGCGCCGCTCTCCGTAGCTGAGCGCCGACATCTGCTTCTGCAATATGGCGCCCAGTCCAGCGCTTACTTCAGCTTTCAATCAGGAGTGCAGTTTTTTGGCTCCGCTCAGCATGGTTTTGTCAGCTACTGTCCGCTAGACAGGTGGAAGGGTGGGGTGGATGTCGTCTTCAATAATCCGGTATGTGCGGACCAGAATCTGACCTGGCTGCTCAATCGTTTTCTGGCGTCCCGCGAGCGTCCTGCGGTGTTTGTCGGCATTGAGAGCAAGGTGGCGGAGGCGCTGGCGCAGCAGGGCTATGTGGTCAATGAAATGGGCGTGGAATTCAGTTTTTCTCTGCAGGACTTTTGCGTGCGAGGCAAGCACAAGAAGCAGTTACGCCACGCCGCCAATCTGGGGGCGCGCCACGAGTTGAGGGTGGAGGAGCGGCGCGCTTCGCAGGTGGATGCTGAGGAGGTGGAGGCGATCTCGCAGCGTTGGCTCAGGCAGAAGGCGGTGAAGCGTAGTGAGCTGCGTCTGTTGACGCGTCCTCCGCAGCGCCAGGATGAATGGCTGACGCGCCGATTCTATTGTTTTCAGGGAGAGCGATTATTGGGATACATCTACTTCGATCCTTACTTTTCGCAAGGCGCGGTGACCGGATACTGCGCCAATATCTTGCGTTGTCTGCCTGGCGTTGGACCTGCTGGATTACTGGACTACACCATGTTGCAGGCGATTGAGCAGTTTCGCAGGGAAGGCGTGCTGCGACTCTCACTGGGGATTGCGCCTTTACATAACCTGCAGGAAATAGCGGGAGAAAGTCTGTTGTTGCGGCGTCTCGGCCAATGGCTGTATCGCAACGGCTCAGGACTATACGCCTTTGCGCCCCTGGCATACCACAAAACCCGCTATCGTGGAGAGGAGCGTAAATGGTATCTGGCCTACAAAGACCTTTCCCCTCCGCGATTGCTATGGAGCCTGATGGCGGGCACGGGCGTGCTGGGACGCTAA
- a CDS encoding crotonase/enoyl-CoA hydratase family protein has product MSLVNVEKRGHILLIGLNRPEKMNALTVAMFHDIAAAYGRLQREADLRVGLLWAQGDHFTAGLELNDWAETFATGQPPELSAGEIDPFFISGEPLRKPVVMAAQGYCYTCGVEMMLNTDVRIAADNTRFGQLEVKRGLFACGGATLRLQQEIGWANAQRYLLTGDVWTAQDAYRWGLVQELVEPGAQLEKALEIAERIANAAPLGVQGSLASSKLARLQGEEVAKAQLFSEIKSLMNSEDMQEGIASFLERRDAVFKGR; this is encoded by the coding sequence ATGTCATTGGTCAACGTGGAGAAGCGCGGGCATATTCTGTTAATCGGGCTGAATCGCCCGGAAAAAATGAACGCCCTGACAGTGGCGATGTTTCACGACATCGCGGCGGCGTATGGACGACTCCAGCGTGAAGCTGATTTGCGAGTCGGTTTATTGTGGGCGCAGGGCGACCACTTCACTGCGGGTTTGGAGCTGAACGACTGGGCGGAGACCTTCGCGACAGGACAGCCGCCGGAATTGAGCGCAGGCGAAATCGATCCCTTTTTCATCAGTGGCGAACCGCTGCGTAAACCGGTGGTGATGGCGGCGCAAGGGTACTGCTACACCTGCGGTGTGGAGATGATGCTGAACACGGATGTGCGTATCGCGGCGGATAATACCCGTTTCGGGCAATTGGAAGTGAAACGCGGCTTATTCGCCTGCGGCGGCGCCACACTACGTTTGCAACAGGAAATCGGCTGGGCGAATGCGCAGCGCTATTTGTTAACCGGGGACGTCTGGACCGCCCAGGACGCCTATCGTTGGGGGCTGGTGCAGGAGCTGGTCGAGCCAGGAGCGCAGTTGGAAAAGGCCCTGGAAATCGCAGAGCGCATCGCCAACGCGGCGCCTCTCGGCGTGCAGGGTAGCCTGGCCTCTTCTAAGCTGGCGCGTCTGCAGGGAGAAGAGGTCGCCAAAGCGCAGTTGTTCAGCGAGATCAAAAGCCTGATGAACAGCGAGGATATGCAGGAAGGCATCGCGTCTTTTCTGGAGCGACGCGACGCTGTTTTTAAAGGCAGATAA
- a CDS encoding TRAP transporter large permease, with protein MDDLYIGVIAFASLLVLIFLRIPVAAAMLLTGAAGYTAILGWDALMNHFNSGPFYRFSSYDLAVIPMFLLMAQFATVANLNKTLFSACNSWFGSVRGGLAMASITSCAFFGAISGSSLATTLTMSKVALPEMQRHGYSNQLSAGVLAAGGTLGILIPPSIALVIYALLTEQNISKLFIAAAVPGIIATIGYLLAVQVYVRLFPSVGPQTHKASAVERLSALLRVTPVLAIFLGLLGGIYGGVFTVTEGAAIGAFATWLLAQLKRQLDRQALMKIFRETAVTTGLVFFIILGADLFNSVIVLSNIPNAFADAITSMHLSATAVIIILLLIYLALGCFLDSMSMLLLTVPIFFPVVMSLNFNMPPEHTAIWFGVLAVVAIEIGLITPPVGMNIFVLKSQAEHINLLECYKGVTPFIIADILRLAILVAWPGIVLIFL; from the coding sequence ATGGATGATCTGTATATCGGCGTAATCGCCTTCGCCTCGCTGCTCGTGTTGATTTTTCTGCGCATCCCGGTGGCTGCGGCCATGTTGTTGACCGGGGCGGCGGGTTATACCGCCATCCTGGGCTGGGATGCGTTGATGAATCATTTTAATTCCGGTCCTTTCTACCGGTTTTCCTCATATGATCTCGCCGTCATTCCCATGTTCCTGCTGATGGCGCAATTCGCCACCGTCGCCAACCTTAATAAAACTCTGTTCAGCGCCTGCAACTCCTGGTTCGGCTCCGTGCGCGGCGGACTCGCCATGGCCTCCATCACCAGTTGCGCGTTTTTCGGCGCCATCAGCGGCTCTTCCCTGGCCACCACCCTGACCATGTCGAAAGTGGCGCTGCCGGAAATGCAGCGCCATGGCTATTCCAATCAATTAAGCGCGGGCGTCCTCGCCGCCGGCGGCACTCTGGGGATACTGATTCCGCCATCCATCGCGCTGGTGATTTACGCCTTATTGACGGAGCAGAACATTTCCAAGCTCTTTATCGCCGCCGCCGTGCCCGGCATTATCGCCACCATCGGCTATTTGCTGGCGGTGCAGGTTTACGTGCGACTGTTTCCTTCCGTAGGACCGCAAACTCACAAGGCGTCCGCCGTAGAAAGACTGTCGGCGTTGCTGCGAGTCACGCCGGTGCTGGCGATCTTCCTCGGCTTGTTAGGAGGGATTTACGGCGGTGTGTTTACCGTCACGGAAGGCGCCGCCATCGGCGCTTTCGCCACCTGGCTGCTGGCTCAGCTCAAACGCCAGCTCGACAGGCAGGCGCTGATGAAAATCTTCAGGGAGACCGCCGTCACTACCGGTCTGGTGTTTTTCATCATACTGGGGGCGGACCTGTTCAACTCCGTAATCGTTCTCTCCAACATCCCCAATGCCTTCGCAGACGCCATTACCTCCATGCACCTGAGCGCCACGGCGGTGATCATCATTCTGCTGTTGATCTACCTTGCTTTGGGATGTTTCCTCGACAGTATGTCGATGCTGCTGCTCACCGTGCCGATCTTCTTCCCGGTAGTGATGTCGCTGAATTTCAACATGCCGCCGGAGCACACCGCCATCTGGTTCGGCGTGCTGGCGGTGGTGGCGATTGAGATTGGCCTGATCACGCCGCCGGTGGGTATGAACATCTTCGTGCTCAAGTCTCAGGCGGAGCACATCAATCTGCTTGAGTGCTACAAGGGCGTGACGCCCTTTATCATCGCCGATATATTGCGCCTGGCGATTCTGGTGGCCTGGCCCGGGATTGTGCTGATATTTCTCTAA